Genomic segment of Rhodocaloribacter litoris:
GCCGGCGGGCCTGCTCGACGCGCGCGGGCGCCTGTGCCTCGACCGCCTCCAGCAGCGTCTCGATCGCGTCGATGCGGCCGGCCAGCTCGGCCTGCAGGGCCTGGCCTTCCTGCCGGCGCATGGCCCGGAGCGCCTCGACGGCCGTCTCCAGGGCGGCGCGAACCACCGCCCAGGCCTGCTCGCTGCGCCCGGTCACGTCCTCCTCGGCCTCCACCGGGATGAAGATGTCGGAGAACTGGAGCAGGTGCTCGAGGCGAACCGGCCCGTCGAGGCCGGCGGCGTCGCGCGCGCTTTCCAGCAGGCGGGCATAGGCCCGGGCGGCTTCGGGATTCACCCGCAGGGGCAGCACGTCGTCCCCGGTCTGGGTCAGTTGAACGTTCACGTTGATGCGGCCCCGGGCGAAGGCCTGTTTGACCAGGCGCTGGATCTCCCCCTCGTATTCGCTCAGCACGCGCGGCAGGCGCACCGACACCTCACAGAACCGGCTGTTGACGGAGCGCATCTCCACGGTGGCCGCAAAGCCGTCGGCCTCGGCGCTGCCGCGCCCGAAGCCCGTCATGCTCGCAATCATAGCGTCCTCGGTTTCGGAATGGCCGGGAGCCGTCCGGGTATGAGAAAAGCCGGAATGCGGCGACACTCCGGCTTTCCGGGCGGAGAGGGTGGGATTCGAACCCACGGTACCGGGTCTACCGGTACACACGCTTTCCAGGCGTGCCCCTTCGACCGCTCGGGCACCTCTCCGGGGATGATTCCTTCAATATGCTTCGAAAGGAGAATTTGTTCTGGAAAGAAAAGGTGGAGACGCACCGGTGCCTCACACCTCCATGATCTCGGCCTCCTTGTGTTCCAGGAGCCGGTCCACCTTTTCGATGTACGCGTCGGTCAGTTTCTGCAGTTCTTCTTCGCCCTCGTAGCGCATGTCCTCCGGGAGGTTCTCCTCCTTCTGTACCGACTTGATCTCGTCCCGGGCGTGCCGGCGGATGTTGCGGATGGCGATGCGGGCGTCTTCCCCGCGCAGGCGGGCGGTACGGGCCAGGTCGCGCCGGCGCTCCTCCGAGGGAGGCGGGACGGGGATGCGGATGACGTTGCCGTCGTTCGAAGGGTTGAGGCCCAGGTTGGCCGCCATGATGGCCCGTTCGATCTCGTTCAGGGCGGAGCGGTCCCAGGGCTGCACCACGAGCAGGTCCGGCTGCGGAGCGCTGATGCTGGCCATCTGGTTGAGCGGCGTGTGCGTGCCGTAGTATTCGACCCGTACCGAGTCGAGCATGGCCGGGGTGGCGCGGCCGGCCCGGATGGTGCTCAGCTCGTGACGCAGGTGCTCCAGCGTCTTTTCCATGTGCTCACGAGCATCTTCGAGGATCAGTTGAATGCTCTCGTGTAACATCGTGGCCTCCGGACTACGGTTGATGTGCACGGGGACGTCAGATCCGGGCGACGTCGGCCGGCTTCGGGTCGTTCCAGTGCACCAGCGTCCCGACCCGCTGGCCCTGAACCACCTTGAGCAGGTTGCCCGGCGTTTTCATGTTGAAGACGATGATGGGTTTCCGGGATTCCTGGCACAGCGTGAAGGCCGTCATATCCATCACGCGCAGCCCCCGCCGGATAACCTCGCTGCCGTGGATCGTGGTGAACCGCTCGGCCGTGGGGTCTTTCTCCGGATCGGCCGAGAAGACCCCGTCGACACGGGTCCCTTTGAGGATCACCTCGGCGTCGATCTCCAGGGCCCGGAGGGCGGCCGCCGTGTCCGTGGTGAAATACGGGTTGCCGGTGCCGGCGCCGAAGATCACCACACGGCCCTTTTCGAGGTGCCGGATGGCACGCCGCCGGATGAACGGCTCGGCGATCTCCTCCATCTTGATGCTCGACTGCAGGCGCGTCCACACGCCGATCTGTTCGAGGGCGTCCTGCAGGGCCATGGCGTTGATCATCGTGGCCAGCATGCCCATGTAGTCCGCATGCGCCCGCGTCATTCCCTTCGTGGCATTGGTCACGCCGCGAAAGATGTTGCCCCCGCCGATGACCACGGCCACCTCGACGCCGTGCTCGACGACCTGCCTGATCTCCCGGGCGTAGAGCGTGAGCACCTCCTCGTCGATGCCGTAGGGCTCCCGGCCCAGGAGGGCCTCTCCGCTGAGCTTCAACAGCACGCGCCGGTACCGCAACGCGTCGCTTTTCGTCGAACCGTCGGCCATCCTGGCTCCTCTTTTCCGTTCGTACGCGGCAGGCAAGCTACAGCCTCCGCCACTTCTTTGCAATGCGCGCCCGGGCCGCCCAAAAAAAGGGCACGCCTCGCGGTGCGCGAAACGTGCCCGGATTTGGTGACGGCACGGAACCTACCCTCCGAGGGCGAAGCGCACGTACCGTTTCACGGTGGCACCCGCCTGCCGGAGCATCTCCTTGACCGTCATCGAGGCATCCTTGACGAAAGGCTGCTCGATGAGCACGTTGTCTTTGAAGAAGCGCTTCAGCTTGCCCTGGGCGATGTTCTCGAGGATGTGCTCGGGCTTGCCTTCGTTGCGGGCGGCCTCCCGGGCGATCTCGAGCTCTTTGGCCTTCACGTCCTCGGGCACCTCTTCGACCGAGAGGGCCACGGGGTTGAGTGCGGCCACCTGCATGGCCACGTCGCGACCAACGCTCTCGACGTCCCCGTCACCCTGCACCTCGACGAGCACGCCGAGGCGGGCCCCCGGGTGGATGTACGAGATCACCTGCCCGTCTTCGCTTTCGAGCAGAGCGAAACGCCGCACGTCGATCTTCTCGCCGATCTTGCCGGTCAGATCCGTCAGCGCGTCGGCCACGGTGCGACCGTTCTCGAAAGGCAGGGCCAGCAACGCCTCGCGGTCGGCCGGGCGCTCGCGCAGGGCCAGCTCCGCAACCTGCCGGGCGAACTGCTGGAACTCCTCGTTGCGGGCCACGAAGTCGGTCTCGCAGTTGACCTCGACCAGCACGGCGGTGCGCCGGTCGTCCGTGGCGGCGGTGACGACCAGGCCCTCGTTGGCCTCCCGGTCGGCGCGCTTGGCGGCCACCTTCTGCCCCTTCTTGCGCAGCAGCTCGATGGCCGCGTCGAAGTCGCCACCGGCTTCTTCGAGCGCCTTCTTGCAGTCCATCATCCCGACGCCGGTGATCTCACGAAGGCGCTTGACGTCTTGTGCCGAAATAGCCATGATGCTTCTATCTAAAACGGATTTCGCTGGAAAAACGGAAGGGCCGTCTCAATCGGCCTCCTCGGCTTCCTGTTTGCGCTTGGCCTTCTCTTCCTTGCCGGCCGCCTCCTGAAGTTCTTTCTCCTTGGAGCCCTCGTTCACCGCGTTGGCGATGATGGCCGTCACCAGGTCGATGGACTTCAGGGCATCGTCGTTGGCCGGGATCGGGTAGTCGACCAGATCCGGATCGCAGTTCGTATCCACCATGGCGATGATGGGGATGCCGAGCTTGCGGGCCTCGCTGACGGCGATGTGTTCGCGGTTGATGTCGACGACGTAGAGGGCGCCGGGCAGCCGGGCCATGTCCTTGATGCCGGTGAGCACCTTCTCCAGCTTCTCGCGCTCGCGGCGTTTCATGAGCCGCTCCTTCTTCTTGAGCTGGTCCAGCGTGCCGTCTTCCTCCATCTTGGCCAGCTCCTCCATGCGGCGGATGCTCTTGCGGATGGTCTGGAAGTTGGTCAGCGTCCCACCGAGCCAGCGCTCGACGACGTAGGGCGACTGGCACGCTTCGGCATGGCGGCGGATGATCTCGCGGGCCTGTTTCTTGGTGCCGACGAAGAGGATCTTCTTCCCGCGCCGGGCGAAGCGGGCCGCAGCGTCGGCGGCCCTGTCCAGCAGGGCCTGCGTCTGCGTCAGGTCGATGATGTGGATGCCGTTGCGTTCCATGAAGATGAAGGGCCTCATCTTCGGATTCCAACGGCTCGTAAGGTGGCCGAAATGGGTGCCGGCCTTGAGCAGATCTTCGATGGAGGCGCGGTGCGCGCTCTGCCGGGTTTCCTGTACGTCCTGCGTTTCCATGACTTTCTCCGGGTTGAAACCGCTACGACCCTCGCCTGCACCGCAAAACGAACCCGGCCGGGGCCGGGACCGCCACCCTGTGGTGCATCAGGTCGTATGAGGGATGACAAAGCCTCGCCGGGCCATCCGACCCGGCGGGGGGAATACTGCCGCTTACCGCTTCGAGAACTGGAAGCGTTTGCGCGCCTTGGGCTGGCCGTACTTCTTGCGCTCGACCATGCGCGGGTCCCGCGTGAGGAAGCCGGCGTCGCGCAGCGGCTTGCGCAGCTCCTCGTTGTGCTCGACCAGCGCCCGCGCAATGCCGAGCCGGATCGCCTCGGCCTGCCCGGTCAGCCCGCCGCCCCGCGCGTTGACCACTACGTCGAACTTCCCCTGCGTGCCGGTCACCTCGAAGGGCGAGAGCACCACCGTGCGCCGCCAGGCGAGCGGAAAGTAGGCCTCCAGCGGCCGCTTGTTGATGATGATCTTTCCGCTCCCTCCCGGGCGCAGGTACACGCGGGCCACGGAAGTCTTTCGGCGCCCGACCGCCGTGTGTTGAGCCAGTGTTGCCATGATGTAGCCTGATGAGATCAAGAAAAACGAGGCACGAAGGTTACAGCGTGAGCGGTTCCGGCTGCTGGGCCTCATGCGGGTGATCGGGGCCGGCGTAGACCTTCAGTTTCTTGAACATCCGGCGCCCGAGCGGGCCCTTCGGCAGCATGCCCCGCACGGCGTTCTCCACGATGAACGCCGGCCGGCGC
This window contains:
- the tsf gene encoding translation elongation factor Ts; its protein translation is MAISAQDVKRLREITGVGMMDCKKALEEAGGDFDAAIELLRKKGQKVAAKRADREANEGLVVTAATDDRRTAVLVEVNCETDFVARNEEFQQFARQVAELALRERPADREALLALPFENGRTVADALTDLTGKIGEKIDVRRFALLESEDGQVISYIHPGARLGVLVEVQGDGDVESVGRDVAMQVAALNPVALSVEEVPEDVKAKELEIAREAARNEGKPEHILENIAQGKLKRFFKDNVLIEQPFVKDASMTVKEMLRQAGATVKRYVRFALGG
- a CDS encoding YicC/YloC family endoribonuclease, translating into MIASMTGFGRGSAEADGFAATVEMRSVNSRFCEVSVRLPRVLSEYEGEIQRLVKQAFARGRINVNVQLTQTGDDVLPLRVNPEAARAYARLLESARDAAGLDGPVRLEHLLQFSDIFIPVEAEEDVTGRSEQAWAVVRAALETAVEALRAMRRQEGQALQAELAGRIDAIETLLEAVEAQAPARVEQARRRLHDRLEELLGDDRLDAERLEFEIALLADKLDVTEECVRLRSHLALFRESLAGDEPVGRKLNFLAQEMNREVNTIGSKANDATIAHLVVRMKEELEKIREQIENTE
- the frr gene encoding ribosome recycling factor; amino-acid sequence: MLHESIQLILEDAREHMEKTLEHLRHELSTIRAGRATPAMLDSVRVEYYGTHTPLNQMASISAPQPDLLVVQPWDRSALNEIERAIMAANLGLNPSNDGNVIRIPVPPPSEERRRDLARTARLRGEDARIAIRNIRRHARDEIKSVQKEENLPEDMRYEGEEELQKLTDAYIEKVDRLLEHKEAEIMEV
- the rpsI gene encoding 30S ribosomal protein S9; translation: MATLAQHTAVGRRKTSVARVYLRPGGSGKIIINKRPLEAYFPLAWRRTVVLSPFEVTGTQGKFDVVVNARGGGLTGQAEAIRLGIARALVEHNEELRKPLRDAGFLTRDPRMVERKKYGQPKARKRFQFSKR
- the rpsB gene encoding 30S ribosomal protein S2, which codes for METQDVQETRQSAHRASIEDLLKAGTHFGHLTSRWNPKMRPFIFMERNGIHIIDLTQTQALLDRAADAAARFARRGKKILFVGTKKQAREIIRRHAEACQSPYVVERWLGGTLTNFQTIRKSIRRMEELAKMEEDGTLDQLKKKERLMKRREREKLEKVLTGIKDMARLPGALYVVDINREHIAVSEARKLGIPIIAMVDTNCDPDLVDYPIPANDDALKSIDLVTAIIANAVNEGSKEKELQEAAGKEEKAKRKQEAEEAD
- the pyrH gene encoding UMP kinase — translated: MADGSTKSDALRYRRVLLKLSGEALLGREPYGIDEEVLTLYAREIRQVVEHGVEVAVVIGGGNIFRGVTNATKGMTRAHADYMGMLATMINAMALQDALEQIGVWTRLQSSIKMEEIAEPFIRRRAIRHLEKGRVVIFGAGTGNPYFTTDTAAALRALEIDAEVILKGTRVDGVFSADPEKDPTAERFTTIHGSEVIRRGLRVMDMTAFTLCQESRKPIIVFNMKTPGNLLKVVQGQRVGTLVHWNDPKPADVARI